The sequence below is a genomic window from Proteus vulgaris.
TCGCAACTTTCGCACTGACTTATCAGTAAGAAAAAATGAGTTCTGTACAGGGATGTACAGGGCTTTTTTTCCTGTGTCTATTTTTAACGATTTTTTTCTTACGGAGAAAAATATGAATCGCAAGATGACACCACTATGGCTATGCCTTATTGCCAGCTTACTGACAACAACAGCAGTAGCGAGTGATGTAAAACAAGATAAAAACATGCATCAGCGATTTGGGGTACTTAATCTTTCAGGCTCGATCTTAGAACCATCTTGCACGATTGCAGCAGGAAGTGGTGAACAAGTTATTCCACTGACAATGGTTTCAATTCCGATGCTGGTGACTGAAGGGCAAGGACCTATTGAGTATTTTTCTATCAGATTAACGGAATGTACGCTAATTGAACAAAAAGGTCAGGAAGCGGACAACCCTCGTTTTATTGCAACGTTTGAAGGTCCCTCTAACGGGAATGGTAATTTTGCACTTTCTGGTGAAGCAAGAGGTGCGTCATTAGCGATAGCTGATCGTTATGGCAGACGAG
It includes:
- a CDS encoding fimbrial protein encodes the protein MTPLWLCLIASLLTTTAVASDVKQDKNMHQRFGVLNLSGSILEPSCTIAAGSGEQVIPLTMVSIPMLVTEGQGPIEYFSIRLTECTLIEQKGQEADNPRFIATFEGPSNGNGNFALSGEARGASLAIADRYGRRAIPGKPLPPVGIDSKSMALLYQARIVKNNEIPKAGNYRTTLRFKLEYY